A genome region from Brassica oleracea var. oleracea cultivar TO1000 chromosome C2, BOL, whole genome shotgun sequence includes the following:
- the LOC106324058 gene encoding uncharacterized protein LOC106324058 — translation MSIGNGQLVRFWTDIWFPKGRLLEITGALGTQKMGITRNARICDVLVDGVWRLRDGRDQQIAALVQDIKSTPITLNHEADGVKWKLEPDSYGDRFISAEVWQQIRSRKGKVPWSKLVWFPQRVPRYTFITWLAFRDRLSTGHRTSKWGSPQGCLYCGEPDETRDHLFFACPYTYTLWLKVVGNLFGAEPDPDWGITILRLQTGTYDRITLILLRMVLQVTIYYIWRERNDRRHNNTSKPVDQLARIVDKAMRNRISSTRYFLKPKLKDLLCRWFGAHFT, via the coding sequence ATGAGCATTGGGAATGGTCAGTTGGTGAGATTCTGGACTGATATTTGGTTTCCGAAGGGTCGACTGTTAGAGATTACTGGTGCTCTTGGAACTCAGAAAATGGGGATCACGAGAAATGCAAGAATCTGTGATGTGTTGGTTGATGGGGTCTGGAGGCTAAGGGACGGTCGGGATCAGCAAATTGCTGCCCTTGTACAGGATATCAAATCGACTCCCATAACGTTGAATCATGAAGCTGATGGAGTGAAATGGAAACTGGAACCTGACTCTTATGGTGATCGCTTTATCTCCGCTGAAGTTTGGCAACAGATACGAAGTCGCAAGGGCAAAGTGCCATGGAGTAAGCTGGTTTGGTTTCCACAACGTGTACCCCGTTACACGTTTATCACGTGGTTAGCTTTCCGTGATAGGCTCTCTACAGGTCATCGCACTAGCAAGTGGGGTAGTCCGCAAGGGTGTCTCTATTGTGGTGAGCCAGATGAGACTAGAGACCACCTCTTTTTTGCATGCCCTTATACCTACACACTGTGGCTCAAGGTAGTAGGGAATCTGTTTGGGGCTGAGCCTGATCCGGATTGGGGCATCACTATCTTGCGCCTTCAGACTGGTACCTATGATCGGATAACGCTTATATTACTGAGAATGGTTCTTCAGGTTACCATCTATTATATTTGGAGGGAGAGAAACGACAGGAGGCACAATAACACTTCAAAACCGGTGGATCAGTTAGCTCGTATAGTCGACAAGGCAATGCGAAACCGCATCTCATCCACTAGATACTTCTTGAAGCCGAAGTTGAAGGATCTGCTTTGTAGATGGTTTGGAGCCCATTTCACTTAA